The Vibrio crassostreae genomic interval GTATGCCAGTCGTTTGCATGAATGATATCCGGTTGAAAACCAAGCTTAGGAAGCATATCAAGACAGGCTGCACTGAAGAACGAGAAGCGCTCTCCGTTATCAGCATAAGCTTGATTGTTTTCTGCGTACATTTCTTGACGGTCGAAATATTTGGCACATTCAATACCAAAAACTGGAACGCCTTCTACGCTCAGTTTTTTAACTTGGTAAGCCGTATGAGGCCAATGATCGAGTTCAGTCGATAAAATAACTTCTGCTGAATCAATGTTTGGAATATTTCTATATGCGGGGATAGTCACTCGAACGTCCTGTTCGAGTGTTTGCAACGCTTTCGGTAGTGCCTTGGCTACATCAGCCAAGCCACCACTTTTAATCAAGCCTTCAACTTCAGACGCTACAAAAAGTACCGAGAGAGTCTTAGTAACCAACTCGTGCTCCTTTAGAAATCACTACCACACCATCGTCAGAGACGTGGTAATGCTTTTTGTCTTCTGTCAGATTGACACCAATTTGTGTACCCGGTGCGATGTCTGCATCTTTATCAATGATAACGCGACGCAGGATACAACCCTCACCCACTTTCACATCGCCGAGTAAGATACTCTCACTAATATCACACGCTGATGCAATATTGCTACGGAAGCCCAATACACTCTTTTCAATACGCGAACCACGTACATAACTACCACTACACACAAGGCTATCAATGATCTGAATTCGACCATTTGCCGAATCAGTAAACGTCGCTGGTGGCAGTGGCGGGTAATAAGTGTGTAGAGGCCATTTACGGTTGTATAGCGAGAATGGCGCATCTTTCTTAAGAAGGTCCATATGCGCTTGCCAGTACGCGTCAATCGTACCTACATCGCGCCAGTAAACTTCTTCTTTCTCACCAGTAATACGGTTGGTGCTGAAATCATAAACAAACACATCACCACGTGGGAACATGTTTGGAATAATGTCTTTACCGAAATCGTGTGTCGAACCTTCTCTATCAGCATCTTCCGTTAGTTCAGCAAAAAGCTCTTTCGCTTCGAACACGTAGTTGCCCATTGAAACGAGCGCTGATTCTGGGTCGCCCGGAATCGACTTCGGATTTGCAGGTTTCTCTTCAAAGCCAATCATACGGCCATCAGCATCAACCTCGATAACACCGAATTCTGATGCT includes:
- the glgC gene encoding glucose-1-phosphate adenylyltransferase, translated to MAGVLGMILAGGEGSRLRPLTESRSKPSVPFGGSYRLIDFALNNFVNADLMKIYVLTQFKSQSLFHHMKKGWNISGITDRFIDPIPAQMRKGKRWYEGTADAIYQNMGFMELEEPDQVCIFGSDHIYKMDIKQMLDFHKEKKAALTVSALRMPLAEASEFGVIEVDADGRMIGFEEKPANPKSIPGDPESALVSMGNYVFEAKELFAELTEDADREGSTHDFGKDIIPNMFPRGDVFVYDFSTNRITGEKEEVYWRDVGTIDAYWQAHMDLLKKDAPFSLYNRKWPLHTYYPPLPPATFTDSANGRIQIIDSLVCSGSYVRGSRIEKSVLGFRSNIASACDISESILLGDVKVGEGCILRRVIIDKDADIAPGTQIGVNLTEDKKHYHVSDDGVVVISKGARVGY